A single window of Osmia bicornis bicornis chromosome 14, iOsmBic2.1, whole genome shotgun sequence DNA harbors:
- the LOC114875920 gene encoding PAN2-PAN3 deadenylation complex catalytic subunit PAN2 isoform X3 gives MLSQGEESNYVLPGDEYVPAAEQFGEDFLGAEFHETRTLLADGGDRFGVSTATFDTVEELMWMGNQGGHVTSYYGAGLQKYTSFQVHSTQEVRHIHPLDEGILVLTQSLLRCQLRRGIPIFTHMSPNMIDMQCMLQISPTRLLMGGHQEKIIDFNLTRGKETGLVHVGENGCAILRQHSRLICAGNPAGRIDLRDPNTLSIEHTFDTHSGSLSDFDVQGNYLVTCGFSNSRQGLSVDRFLMAYDLRQMRALSPVTTLVYPLLLKFLPSYSSRLAVVSPLGQMQLLDTIYANVQPPMTCLYQVATGGAMILSFDVSSTSQCLCFGDSAGSIHLMSTNTPEPQFNTFSRPTEFADPVESFQCIPFDDDITPLSSIPIIYTGHPLLSDWPEEYLKKVYRKTPAIDPEILRTMKMQGTIGYAPNPQAFRRNQIPYNLEKRRGVVAKLFAGDSRSKTDDGTFVAIPKRYRKIEVKYSRLGYDEFDFDQYNHTSFCGLEATLPNSYCNGMLQLLYYCESVRIALLSHSCQREFCLSCELGFLFHMLDTSRGLPCQAANFLRAFRTVPEAAALGLILSDQHPEAKRKTNLIRLIQSWNRFILHQIHYEILETRKRQQKEEEAARLKSSSQCPPFVYNEQDFPSILQDIGSRYRSHDEERKKRRKKEGDGKYMWITSKDKNNKKSIEENEVRDEETEISRLFGSEQMHIHRCLKCGQEATKHSIMLLCNLVYPELSHPSEEVPFTSVLARSLRPEKITPAWCDSCQKFTPTLQSRQLTKLPQILALNCGLDTQQDKVFWQTQMDIVVQKVLSGKESSPSSSPVPVTVKPCRYGNNCTRIGCRFRHVGRDSENVTTPPVTPPTVSSTPVATPPSHLYYSHSWIPHNIEISLNSNGELNVEKINSPRNDYNESSSKPSEQVVVENGQGDGKDKQDLEGSHQNPEEKTAENHVSAGADTGDAEGSDTIEENSVKTSKIQYSLSAVICYIDDKSNEDRRNIVALLRVSPSYHERSTGSAVSQWYIFNDFCISAVTPQEAVWFNLDWKVPCVLHYTAVPAPEPVPFVSPLTYDVFGEDKCIARSGGTRGITFTPLTSDEMPKKGELVGIDAEFVTLNQEESELRSDGKMSTIKPSHMSVARITCIRGQGPLEGTPFIDDYISTQEQVVDYLTKFSGIQPGDLDANFSSKHLTTLKSTYQKLRFLVDNGIIFVGHGLKNDFRVINLVVPPEQIVDTVLLFHLPHHRMVSLRFLTWHFLGKKIQSETHDSTEDARAALELYRKYKELESSGKLAESLKELYNIGSQMQWKVPDS, from the exons ATGTTATCACAAG GGGAAGAATCAAATTATGTCTTACCTGGAGATGAATATGTACCTGCAGCCGAGCAGTTTGGAGAAGACTTTCTTGGAGCTGAATTCCATGAAACGCGTACTCTTCTTGCTGATGGGGGGGATAGATTTGGAGTATCCACTGCCACTTTTGATACTGTCGAAGAACTTATGTGGATGGGGAATCAAGGG GGTCACGTAACATCTTATTATGGAGCCGGCTTACAAAAGTACACCTCTTTTCAAGTACACTCTACACAGGAAGTTCGGCATATTCATCCATTAGATGAGGGAATTTTGGTTCTAACGCAAAGTTTGTTGAGATGCCAATTGCGACGTGGCATACCAATATTTACCCATAT GTCACCAAATATGATAGACATGCAATGCATGCTTCAAATTTCGCCAACCAGATTACTTATGGGGGGACATCAGGAAAAGATAATCGATTTTAATCTTACCCGCGGAAAAGAGACTGGATTA GTGCACGTAGGGGAAAATGGTTGTGCAATTTTAAGACAGCATAGTAGGCTCATATGTGCTGGAAACCCTGCAGGAAGAATCGATCTCAGGGATCCAAACACGTTATCAATAGAGCATACTTTTGATACCCATAGCGGTTCCCTAAGCGATTTCGATGTTCAGGGAAATTACCTTGTTACTTGTGGTTTTAGTAACAG CCGCCAAGGCCTATCGGTTGATCGGTTCTTAATGGCATACGATTTGAGACAGATGAGAGCCTTAAGTCCTGTTACAACCCTAGTATATCCTCTCCTATTAAAGTTCCTACCCAGTTATTCCAGTCGTTTAGCGGTCGTATCGCCATTGGGACAGATGCAACTACTTGATACTATCTATGCTAATGTCCAGCCACCTATGACATGCTTGTATCAG GTTGCTACCGGTGGTGCAATGATATTATCATTCGATGTGTCCTCCACGTCTCAATGTCTTTGTTTCGGAGATTCGGCGGGTTCTATACATCTCATGTCTACAAACACGCCTGAGCCTCAGTTCAATACATTTTCTCG ACCAACAGAATTCGCTGATCCAGTTGAATCATTTCAATGCATACCGTTTGATGATGATATTACACCATTGAGTTCAATACCTATTATTTATACTGGGCATCCACTATTAAGCGATTGGCCAGAAGAGTATCTGAAAAAGGTCTATAG GAAAACACCAGCGATAGATCCGGAAATTCTGCGCACAATGAAGATGCAAGGAACAATAGGTTATGCCCCAAATCCTCAGGCATTTCGCAGAAATCAA ATACCTTACAATTTGGAAAAACGACGTGGCGTAGTTGCAAAGCTTTTCGCGGGGGACTCACGGTCCAAAACTGATGACGGCACCTTTGTGGCCATACCTAAACGTTACCGTAAAATCGAGGTGAAATACTCACGTCTCGGTTACGACGAATTTGATTTCGATCAGTATAATCACACCAGCTTCTGTGGCTTGGAAGCCACACTTCCCAACAGTTATTGCAACGGTATGCTACAG tTACTTTATTATTGCGAGTCTGTAAGAATAGCGTTGCTGTCTCATTCGTGCCAAAGAGAATTCTGCCTCTCCTGTGAACTAGGATTTTTATTCCACATGTTGGACACGTCTCGGGGATTGCCTTGTCAAGCTGCTAATTTTCTTCGAGCTTTTAGAACCGTCCCGGAAGCGGCAGCCTTGGGACTTATACTCAGCGACCAACATCCGGAAGCGAAGAGGAAGACGAACTTGATCAGATTGATACAG AGCTGGAATAGGTTTATTCTTCATCAAATCCATTATGAGATATTGGAGACAAGGAAACGACAGCAGAAGGAGGAGGAAGCTGCTCGGCTTAAATCTAGTTCTCAGTGTCCACCATTCGTCTACAACGAACAGGACTTTCCTAGTATTCTGCAGGATATTGGTTCTCGGTACAGAAGTCACGACGAAGAGAggaagaaaaggaggaagaaagaagGGGATGGTAAATATATGTGGATCACATCGAAAG ATAAAAACAACAAAAAGTCTATCGAAGAAAACGAGGTACGAGACGAAGAGACAGAGATCAGTCGTCTGTTTGGGTCCGAACAAATGCACATACATCGTTGTCTCAAATGTGGGCAAGAAGCAACGAAACATTCCATCATGTTGCTGTGTAATTTAGTTTATCCAGAATTAAGTCACCCTT CTGAGGAGGTTCCGTTTACGAGTGTTCTTGCCCGCAGTTTAAGACCTGAGAAAATTACACCTGCATGGTGTGACAGTTGTCAGAAATTTACACCCACTCTACAATCTCGACAATTAACTAAACTACCTCAAATACTGGCTCTGAACTGTGGCCTAGATACACAGCAG GATAAAGTGTTTTGGCAAACGCAAATGGACATAGTGGTCCAAAAAGTGTTAAGCGGGAAAGAAAGTAGCCCATCTTCGAGTCCCGTACCTGTTACCGTGAAACCTTGTCGATATGGTAACAACTGCACCCGAATTGGATGCAGATTCAGACACGTTGGTAGAGATTCAG AAAATGTAACAACCCCACCAGTTACACCACCCACGGTCTCTTCGACACCTGTCGCCACACCACCTAGTCACCTGTACTATTCTCATTCATGGATTCCCCATAACATTGAAATTTCTCTGAATAGTAACGGTGaattgaacgtagaaaagATCAACAGTCCGAGGAACGATTACAATGAAAGTAGTAGCAAACCTTCGGAACAGGTCGTAGTAGAAAATGGTCAAGGCGATGGTAAAGATAAGCAAGATTTGGAGGGTTCTCATCAGAATCCCGAGGAGAAAACGGCTGAAAATCACGTTTCTGCTGGGGCGGACACTGGAGATGCGGAAGGATCGGATACGATCGAAGAAAACTCGGTTAAAACTAGTAAAATTCAGTATAGCCTCAGTGCCGTTATTTGTTACATCGATGATAAGAGTAACGAGGATAGGAGAAACATTGTTGCGTTGCTGCGAGTTTCACCAAGTTATCATGAACGATCTACTGGTAGCGCAGTGTCGCAGTGGTATATTTTTAACGATTTCTG TATATCAGCTGTAACACCCCAGGAAGCCGTCTGGTTTAATCTTGACTGGAAAGTCCCTTGTGTTCTTCATTATACCGCTGTACCAGCACCCGAGCCAGTACCTTTCGTCAGTCCCCTTACTTACGACGTATTTGGGGAAGATAAATGTATAGCTCGTAGTGGAGGAACGAGGGGTATCACGTTCACACCATTGACATCCGACGAAATGCCTAAAAAAG gggaGTTAGTAGGTATCGATGCAGAGTTCGTTACATTGAATCAAGAAGAGTCTGAGCTTAGAAGCGATGGGAAAATGTCCACCATAAAACCGAGTCACATGTCTGTTGCTCGGATAACTTGTATACGAGG aCAAGGTCCTTTGGAAGGTACTCCCTTCATAGATGACTACATAAGCACTCAAGAGCAAGTGGTCGATTACCTCACAAAATTCAGTGGAATCCAGCCTGGCGATTTGGACGCCAATTTCAGCAGCAAACATTTGACAACTTTGAAATCAACGTATCAGAAACTGCGGTTTCTGGTTGATAACGGAATCATATTCGTTGGTCATGGTCTGAAAAATGACTTTAG aGTGATCAATTTAGTCGTGCCACCGGAACAGATCGTGGACACGGTACTATTGTTCCACTTACCTCATCATCGCATGGTGTCACTTCGTTTTCTGACATGGCATTTTCTAGGAAAAAAGATTCAATCAGAAACACATGATTCAACTGAAGATGCCAGAGCTGCTCTAGAATTGTATCGTAAATACAAAGAACTAGAGAGTTCTGGTAAACTAGCTGAATCTTTGAAGGAGCTGTACAATATTGGCAGTCAAATGCAATGGAAG GTGCCGGACAGCTGA